The bacterium genomic interval GGCATCGGTTCTCCTGTCTTGGCGCGGCCTGAGCGCGCGCTTCAGGCGGGGTCGTGGGAGCGTGCCGGTCGCGGTCTGACCGGCAGCCGTTCGAGCATCCGCAGGGCGAGCCCTGGAAGGGTCCGGAGCGGCTCCTCGGTCGCGAGCTCGAAGTCGTCGAAGCGCTCGAGCAAGCCGCGGAATGCGGTCTGCAGCTCGAGGCGGGCCAGCGGTGCCCCGACGCAGTGGTGCTCGCCCTGGGAGAACGCCATGTGTGCTCCGGCGTTCGGTCGATCGAGGTCGAGCACGTCCGGATCCGGGAAGATCTCCGGATCCCGGTTCGCGGCCGCGAAGCGGACGTGGACCATCGAGCCCTTCGGAATCGCCGTGCCGGCGACCTCCCCGTCCTCGACGGCATAACGAAAGAAGCCCTGGCTGGGCGATTCGAGGCGGAGGACCTCTTCGACGAAATTCCGGATCCTCGCCGGGTCCGCGCGAAGCGCCGTCGCGACGGCAGGGTGCTCGATCAGGAGCTTGAGGCCCGACGCGAGGGCGCTGGTCACCGTTTCGTGTCCGCCGACGATCAGATGCTCGGCGAGTCCCATCTTCTCGGCCATCGGAAGCGGCGTGCCATCCGGAAACGTCGCGGTCGCGAGGGTCGAGAGGACGTCGTCGCTGGGCGCCTTCTCCTTGCGCTCCATCCAGTCGGCCAGGTAGTGCTGGAGCTCGACGCCGAGATGGGCCACCTCGATCTCGCGCTCCAGGGTGAGCGCGCCCCCGAGCGGCTCGACCCAGGCATCGCTCCAGCGCTTGATCCGCCGGGCATCGTCGGCGGGCAGGCCGAGCAGATGCGTCACGACGCGGATCGGCAGCCAGGCGGCGAACCGCTCGATGAACTCGCACTCCTCGGTCGCGGCCATCTCGTCGAGCAGCCCATCGCACTCGCGTTCGACGAAGGGCGCGAGGGCTCGGACGCGGCCCGCGGTGAAGGCCGGGTTCACCAGGGCGCGATAGTCGCGGTGGATCGGCGGGTCCGACTGCAGGCGCGTGTCCCGTGGCCACCCGTCCGCTTCGAGGACGGCGCGCGCCTCCTCGTGCTGGAACATCGAGAAGCCGGCCTTGCCCAGCAGATCGTTCGACCAGATCTCCGGGTGCCGCAGGACGTGTTGCACGTCCCGGTAGCGGCTCACGAGCCACGCCTCCGCATCCGGCATCCAGTAGACCGGGGCCTGCTCGTGGAGCGCGTGGTAGTAGGCGTAGGGATCCGCCTGGATCGCCGGGTCCATCAGGCTGTGCGCTTCGACCTTCACGCGTGGCTCCCTGCGCCCCGCACCGGCAGTCGCTCGAGGGCGCGGACGGTGGGGTTGCGGACCTGCCAGGTCGGCCCTTCGACGCGGGCGAGGGCGATGTGCCCCGGAGCGAAGAGGGCTTCGAGGACGAGTCGGGCTTCCAGACGGGCAAGGGGAGCGCCGAGACAGTGATGCCGACCGCCGCCGAAGGCCAGTCCCCCCGTGCCGTCGCGATCGGGATCGAAGGTGTCGGGATCGGGGAAGCGGGCCGGATCGCGGTTCGCGGCCGCGAGGCCGAGGAGCACGTTCGCGCCCGCCTCGATCCGACGCCCGTCGATCTCCAGATCCACGAGGGCACATCGCGAGCAGGAGAGGGCGGGTGACTCGAAGCGGAGCGTCTCCTCGACGACCGCCGCGGCGAAGCCGGGCTCCCCGGCGATCCGGGCCCGGATCGAGGGGCGATCGAGCAAGAGGTGGATCGCGCTCGAGATCAGGCCTGCGGTCGTGTCGATCCCCGCCGTGAGGAGGAGGACGGCGTTCGCGACGATCTCGTCCGGGGTCAGTCGCGCGTCGTCGTCGCCGGGTCGACCGAGCGCGTCGAGCAGACCCGTCGCGCCACCGGGATGTTTCAGTCTCTCTTGGAACGCCTCCGCGAGCCCGTCGATCATCGCGAGACTCGCGCCGGGCTCGTCCGGCAGATCGCGCACGAGGAACTCGAAGCCCCGCCACGTCTCGGGATCGACCCCGAAGAGATCCCGCATCACGTCGGAAGGCACGGCGAAGGCGAGGCGCTCGACGAGATCGACGACGCCCGAGCCGAGGCCTTCCCTCACGTCGGCGAGTCTCGCGTCGACGACGTGTTGGATCCGCGACGTGATCGCAAGGATCGCGCGAGGCGTGAAGGAGCGACGGACGAGGGCGCGGGCGCGGTCGTGCGGGGCTCCGTCCCGGGACATGAGCCAGGTCGCCATCACCCGGGCGGCGCGTCCCTCCCGGGCGCCGAACGACGCGGCGACGCCGGAGCCGGCTCCGAAGCGCGCGTCCTTGAGGATCCGGTCGACGAGGTCGTGACTCGTGGCGAGCCAGACCCCGTCCGCGGTCTGGACGAGGGGATCGCGCTCGCGCACCTCGTGCCAGCCGGCATGGGGATCCGCGCGGCTCGCGATCTCGTAGGCATCCCAGCTCGGGGCGGTCGCCTCGGCCTCGGCTTCGATCGGCATGCGGGGGCTCGATCCTCCTGGTTACAAGGATGTTGGCATCCGCCGCGAAGGCGCCGCAAGTCGATTACGCTCCGAGGGACGGGAGGAGTTCGCCGATGCTCGCAGTCCGGTTCGAAGAGGGGAAGGTCGTGCTTCGCGAGGTCGCGCGGCCCGAGGGCGACGGCGTGCGCGTGAAGGTCCGCGCGTGCGGGATCTGCGGCTCGGACGTGACGATCCTCGACAGCGGCTTCCTGATCACCGGCACGCCCGGACACGAGATCGCGGGGGAGCTCGAGGACGGGACGCCGGTCGCGATCGAGCCGCTCGCCTCGTGTGGCGCCTGCGACTACTGCCTCGCCGGCGACACCCAGGTCTGCACCGAGGGCAACGCCATGATCTACGGGATCGGGCGAGACGGTGGGATGGCCGAGGAGCTGATCGTGCCCGAGCGGTGCCTCGTTGCGCTCCCGCGGAGCGTCGACGCTTCGACCGGCTTCCTCGTCGAGCCCCTCGCGGTCGCCGTACACGGGATCCGCCGGAGCGGGATCGACGGCTCGATGCGGGTGCTGGTCGTCGGTGGCGGGACGATCGGCCTGTGCGCGGCGGTGGCGGCGCGTGGCGCGGGAGCGCCCGTCGACCTCATCGCGCGACACCCGGCGCAGACCGCCGCGGCGAAGCAGATCGGGGCCAACGTGATCGACGAAGCGTCCGGAGGCGACTACGACGTGGTGCTCGATTGCGCGGGGACCCCCGCCGCGATCGAGACGTCCTGCAACGCGCTCAAGCCGAAGGGTACGCTCGGGATGCTCGCGTCCTCGTGGGACAAGTTCGAGATTCCGGGCCTCGTCGTCGCGGCGAAGGAGCTCGACATCGTGATCTCCGCGATGTACGGCCGCG includes:
- a CDS encoding cytochrome P450, with the protein product MPIEAEAEATAPSWDAYEIASRADPHAGWHEVRERDPLVQTADGVWLATSHDLVDRILKDARFGAGSGVAASFGAREGRAARVMATWLMSRDGAPHDRARALVRRSFTPRAILAITSRIQHVVDARLADVREGLGSGVVDLVERLAFAVPSDVMRDLFGVDPETWRGFEFLVRDLPDEPGASLAMIDGLAEAFQERLKHPGGATGLLDALGRPGDDDARLTPDEIVANAVLLLTAGIDTTAGLISSAIHLLLDRPSIRARIAGEPGFAAAVVEETLRFESPALSCSRCALVDLEIDGRRIEAGANVLLGLAAANRDPARFPDPDTFDPDRDGTGGLAFGGGRHHCLGAPLARLEARLVLEALFAPGHIALARVEGPTWQVRNPTVRALERLPVRGAGSHA
- a CDS encoding alcohol dehydrogenase catalytic domain-containing protein: MLAVRFEEGKVVLREVARPEGDGVRVKVRACGICGSDVTILDSGFLITGTPGHEIAGELEDGTPVAIEPLASCGACDYCLAGDTQVCTEGNAMIYGIGRDGGMAEELIVPERCLVALPRSVDASTGFLVEPLAVAVHGIRRSGIDGSMRVLVVGGGTIGLCAAVAARGAGAPVDLIARHPAQTAAAKQIGANVIDEASGGDYDVVLDCAGTPAAIETSCNALKPKGTLGMLASSWDKFEIPGLVVAAKELDIVISAMYGRAGTIRDVDAAARLLGADEAVADALISDRFPLDQAPAAFERTRDRKGGAIKVALEP
- a CDS encoding cytochrome P450: MKVEAHSLMDPAIQADPYAYYHALHEQAPVYWMPDAEAWLVSRYRDVQHVLRHPEIWSNDLLGKAGFSMFQHEEARAVLEADGWPRDTRLQSDPPIHRDYRALVNPAFTAGRVRALAPFVERECDGLLDEMAATEECEFIERFAAWLPIRVVTHLLGLPADDARRIKRWSDAWVEPLGGALTLEREIEVAHLGVELQHYLADWMERKEKAPSDDVLSTLATATFPDGTPLPMAEKMGLAEHLIVGGHETVTSALASGLKLLIEHPAVATALRADPARIRNFVEEVLRLESPSQGFFRYAVEDGEVAGTAIPKGSMVHVRFAAANRDPEIFPDPDVLDLDRPNAGAHMAFSQGEHHCVGAPLARLELQTAFRGLLERFDDFELATEEPLRTLPGLALRMLERLPVRPRPARSHDPA